Genomic window (Cellulosilyticum lentocellum DSM 5427):
ATTAAGTCAAAGCCCGCATTACAAAAAGCGGAAATTGAATGGAAAATAGAATAAATAATACCTTTTATAAAACCATAGTCAGGAATAAATGCAAAGCATAATAAAAATGCACCTATTCCTTCTACCAGCAATGTTCCTTTTACAATATGCGTAGTAAAGCGAACAATCCCTGCAGTTGTATTGAAATTAAGCGCTTCTTGCATAATAAGCCTATTTTTAAGGGTAATCCTTTTTCCTAAAACAATAAATAACATACTTACTAAGGTCATAAACCCTAGTCCACCAATCTGAATACAAAATAAAATAACCGTTTTCCCAAAGCTACTCCAATGCATAGACGTATTCACTACTGTTAAACCCGTTACACACACCGCTGAGGTAGTGGTAAACAAAGCATCAATCAAAGACGTTGCTTCACCATTTGCCGCACTAATAGGTAATGACAATAGCAAAGTACCTAAAAGAATAACTATCAAAAAGCCACCTACCAAAATCTGAGCTGGATGAAGATTCTGTCTTTGTATAAAGCCTCGCTTTACCTTAATAAACCCTGGTGCCTCACTCTGTTTCATGTCTTTCTCTCCTTAAACTAGCAACTGAACTTTTTACTTATTTTATACTATATTTCTAAAAATATCTACCTTGACTTCATTTTAATTACATCTATGCCTAAGACCCACTAAAAGCAGCAAGGGACTATCTTATAGATAGCCCCCTGATTTATTATGCTTTATGTACTACGCCATTATAGATATAGCCATTTCTACCATCTACAGTAATAACAGTAGCATTTTTAAGTCCTTCTATAATCCCATTAGCCCCAATAATAACGGGAATATCTAAAGTTCTCCCAACAATTACGGCATGATTATTTTCTTCAAGTGCACTTTCTTCTACAACAATAGCACTTGCTTTTTTCATATAAGGTAAATATTCGTTGCTCGTTTTATGAGCTACTAAAATATCTCCTTGTTTAAAATATTGATCCGCTTCGTCTAATACTTTAATCACACTGGCGCGTGCTGTGATAGACTTATTGCCGAAACCCACACCTTTAGTAAGTACGTTTCCCACGTATTGAACCTTCATAATATTACTTGTACCTTCTGCCCCTAATGGTACCCCTGTTGATAAAACCACTACATCACCTTGCTCAGCAAGTTTAAGCTCTTCAACTTTTTGAACCGCTAATGCAAAAGTTTCATCTGTAGAAGCCCCTTCTTTAGGTGTAATCAGTACAGGCGTACAACCCCAAACTAAGTTAAGCTGTCTAAGTACTCTTTGATTATTGGTACAACCTACAATACGACAGTTAGGTTTAAATTTAGAAATAGAACGTGCTGTATAGCCGGATTTCGTAATACTAATAATACATGCAGCATCTAATTCTCTAGCAGTATTACAGGTTGCATGACTTACTGCATTAGTCATACTAATACCATAGTTTTTACTCACTAAAGCTTCCTGTTCTTGTTTCGCTACAACAGCTTCTGCTGTCATAGCAATCTTAGCCATCGTTTGAATAGCTTCTAAAGGATAATCCCCTTTAGCTGTTTCTCCTGAAAGCATGATAGCACTCGTACCATCAAAAATAGCATTAGCTACGTCGGTTGTTTCTGCTCTTGTAGGTCTAGGATTACGAATCATAGAATCTAGCATTTGTGTTGCTGTAATAACAGGTTTACCTGCTTTATTTGCTTTTTTAATAAGTTCTTTTTGCACGATAGGTACTTCTTCTGTAGGAATTTCTACACCTAAGTCACCTCTAGCAACCATGATTGCATCTGCTACTTCGATGATTTCATCGATGTTATTGACACCATCTCGATTTTCGATTTTAGCAATAATTTGAATATCACTTCCGCCTGCTTCTTCTAGCACTTGACGAATTTTAATAATATCAGCAGCACAACGGATAAAAGAGGCAGCAATATAGTCAAAGCCTGCTTTTGGTGCAAACTCTACGTCTGCAATATCTTTTTCTGTAAGTGCAGGTAAATTAACAAATACATCAGGAATATTAACCCCTTTTCTTGAACCTAATACACCACCATTAACGACACTACATTCAATGTCAGTATCCGTCAAATTTTTGACACGGAGTTCAATGAGACCATCGTCAATTAAAATACGACTACCTCTTTTTAAATCAAAAGGCAAATTTTTATAAGTCACACTTACACGCTTGCCGTCACCTTCAATTTCCTCTGTTGTTAAAGTAAAACTATCTCCAATGTTTAACTTATGGTCTAAGTCATCTTTCATGACACCAGTTCTAATTTCTGGACCTTTAGTATCTAGAATAAGAGGAATAGGTTTTCCAAGCTCTTCTCTTACTTTAATAACACGTTTAACGGTTTCTCCATGAATTTTATGATCATCATGTGAAAAATTGATACGAATCGCATCAGCACCTGTTTCGATGATTTTTCTTATATTGTCTACGTCTCTGGTCTTAGGTCCTAATGTACAAATAATTTTAGTTTTGCGCATTGCTGCCTCCCCTGGTTTATCCATCATTAATGTAGTTAAAAACTATCCTTTTTTACAACTATACAAGTAATTCGCTTACTTTATACATATATTCGTCAATATTTTTCTTCATTGCAAGCGCTTCATTAATGTCATAATCCACATATTCACCTTTTACATAAGCAACTACTCGTTTTGCTTTACCTTCGCAAAGTAAATCTACTGCTTTTGCACCCATCATAGAAGCATGTACACGGTCCACTGCTGTTGGTGAACCACCTCTTTGAAGATGCCCTAAAATGGTTGCACGTGTTTCGATACCTGTTACCTGCTCTACTTTCTTAGCAAGTGCTTCAGAGCCGCCTACACCTTCAGCTACAATAATTAAGCAGTTCTTTTTGCCATGGTGTTTATTTTCAAGAATTTGTTTGATAATTTGTTCATCTGTTAAACGTTCTTTTTCTGGAAGAAGTACCATTTCAGCACCAGAACTAATACCACACCATAAAGCAATATAACCTGCATTTCTTCCCATTACTTCTACAATAGAACATCTTTGATGTGAAGTTGAAGTATCACGAATTTTATTAATAGCATCCATTGCTGTATTAACAGCTGTATCAAATCCAATAGTATATTCTGTACAAGCAATATCAAGGTCAATTGTTCCTGGAATACCGATTGTGTTGATTCCTAAATTAGCAAGCTTTTCTGCCCCTTGGAAAGAACCATCTCCACCAATAACAACAAGACCGTCAATACCAAATACTTTACACATTTCAG
Coding sequences:
- the pfkA gene encoding 6-phosphofructokinase, coding for MLTSGGDAPGMNAAIRSVVRVACARGIKVMGINKGYNGLLAGDVVELTPRSVSDIVQRGGTILQTARCLEFVKPEGQARGAEMCKVFGIDGLVVIGGDGSFQGAEKLANLGINTIGIPGTIDLDIACTEYTIGFDTAVNTAMDAINKIRDTSTSHQRCSIVEVMGRNAGYIALWCGISSGAEMVLLPEKERLTDEQIIKQILENKHHGKKNCLIIVAEGVGGSEALAKKVEQVTGIETRATILGHLQRGGSPTAVDRVHASMMGAKAVDLLCEGKAKRVVAYVKGEYVDYDINEALAMKKNIDEYMYKVSELLV
- the pyk gene encoding pyruvate kinase, giving the protein MRKTKIICTLGPKTRDVDNIRKIIETGADAIRINFSHDDHKIHGETVKRVIKVREELGKPIPLILDTKGPEIRTGVMKDDLDHKLNIGDSFTLTTEEIEGDGKRVSVTYKNLPFDLKRGSRILIDDGLIELRVKNLTDTDIECSVVNGGVLGSRKGVNIPDVFVNLPALTEKDIADVEFAPKAGFDYIAASFIRCAADIIKIRQVLEEAGGSDIQIIAKIENRDGVNNIDEIIEVADAIMVARGDLGVEIPTEEVPIVQKELIKKANKAGKPVITATQMLDSMIRNPRPTRAETTDVANAIFDGTSAIMLSGETAKGDYPLEAIQTMAKIAMTAEAVVAKQEQEALVSKNYGISMTNAVSHATCNTARELDAACIISITKSGYTARSISKFKPNCRIVGCTNNQRVLRQLNLVWGCTPVLITPKEGASTDETFALAVQKVEELKLAEQGDVVVLSTGVPLGAEGTSNIMKVQYVGNVLTKGVGFGNKSITARASVIKVLDEADQYFKQGDILVAHKTSNEYLPYMKKASAIVVEESALEENNHAVIVGRTLDIPVIIGANGIIEGLKNATVITVDGRNGYIYNGVVHKA